The DNA window GAGCAGAACGGGGCTTTTTCGTCCTGTTACGTGGTCCGTAGCGGGGCTGTGAAAACCTCCATGGCGAGCGAGCGCGGCGACGAAAAAATTCTGGGATTCTACCTGCCAGGGGAAATATTCGGTCTCGATGGTGTACGCGGTAGCCACTCGTGTACAGCTGTTGCGCTCGAACGCTCGTCGATCTGCGAAATTCCCTTTCCGACACTTGAGGGGCTTGCCCGGGAGCTGCCGGACCTGCAGCATCACCTGTTCAAACTGATGAGCCGGGAGATTACCGGTGCTGAAGAGCTGGGCATGCTGCTGAGCAAGAACACGGCAGACGAGCGCATCGTTTCGCTCCTGCTGACGCTGTCGTCCCGTCACGCCCGCCGAAAGCTGTCACCCACCAGTTTCCGCCTGCCCATGCCAAGAGGCGACATTGCCAATTTCCTGGGCCTTGCGGTTGAGACTGTAAGTCGGGTCTTCACCCGCCTGCAAAAGCAGGAACTGATCAGACTCAATGGACGACAGGTAGAGCTGCTTGAGCTTACTGCACTCCAGAATCAGTTAAAACAGGCCGCCCGTCCGGATGAAGCCTGCCCCGGCTACGCCAACGCCAGTCGCTAGCGCCCCATTCGGCTGGTCCAGCTATCAGGAATGGCACTCAGAACTCGCAGGAACGGCACTCAGAACCCGCAGGAGTGGCCCTCAGAACCCGGGCAAGTCGCCAGCTCGCCAGCGTCCTAAGTGAGCCCTTAATCATTGGGGCTACGCGCTCCCTGGCGCGGGCGGGCGAAAACCTGGGTCCAGTAAGGATCATAGGGGCCGCCGCGATTGGCGGACCGCGCGGCGCCCATCTCCTCGAATCCGGGCTTCATGATGTTGCGACAGTGTCCCGGGCTCTGTAACCAGCCTTCGACCACCTGCCCGACCGTTTCCTGGCCCGCCGCTATGTTCTCGCCCACGGAGCGCCAGCTATATCCCGCCTTATCAACGCGGTCCGTTACCTGCTTTCCGTCCGGGCCGGTATGGCCAAAGAACGCCTGCTCGACCATAGCCTCAGTATGGGCCCGCGCAGCGGCCTCCAGACGACAGTTCCAGGTTAATGGTTGAGCCTCGTCGAATGACTCACCGCCGCATTGACGCGGCTGGGATCGTGCCTGGTTGACGCGATCGAGCATTTCCTGCTCCAGATCATCAAGGCTACAGGACCGGTTCGACTTACCGTCTACCGGCTGGGCCAGCGGCGCAGCCACTCCGAACATTAGCGCCCAGACCAGGCTGAACCGGAGCTTGCTTTTACGACTGCCTGGTCCGGAATTCAAAACAAGCCTCCCCTTGGCCCACAACCCGTCCAAGTTGATCAAGGACCGGTCATGCTCAATAGCGAATGCTTCCCATCATATACGTGTTGAGCAACGTGAAGCGTTTTGTTACCTCGTCGTCACCACCGCGGCAAACGTTCAGCCGAACGGCTCCATTTTCGACCTGCGGCCGGCCTTTTCGGCTACCGCTACATCGAGTGTTAAATATTTAGAAAAATAGGAAAAGCCGGCCCAGGGACCGGTGCAAGGTTCCGGATTCCGTCTACGCTTAGGCTTCCCCCTGGCCCATGGCCGACACCGGACTCGCACTATGTCTTCTCAACTCAGCATTGCTCAGCGTCTTGGCCTGGGCTTCGGGCTCATACTTGCCCTGATGATCCTGATTACAATCACCGGCATGGAGCGGGTTGGTTTCATTGACTCGACACTTACCAGCGTCAGTGAGGGGGCTGCCCTCAAGCAGCGCTACGCCATCAACTTTCGCGGCAGTGTGCACGACCGGGCAATAGCAATTCGCGATGCCGTTCTTGTTCGGGACACGGCTGCACTGGAACAGCACCTTGGCGATGTAAACCGGCTTGCGGCGTTCTACCGCGAGTCGGCCAAACCCATGGACGCCCTTTTTACCGCCGGTGATGCAGAGCCTGCAGAACGGGCGCTGCTGGACGAGATAAAGGCCACCGAGGCCCGCACACTGGCCCTGACAGACAGCCTGATCCGGCTCCGCAGAGCAGCCGACCTCGAATCCGCCCGTGAATTCCTGCTGGAGCAGGCTTCTCCCGCTTATTCCGAATGGCTCAGGAATATCAACGCGTTTATCGACTATCAGGAAGAGATCATTGCTTCAGATCTCGCTGCCGTTCGCGCGACCGCCAGTAACTTCGAATGGCTTATCCTCTCGGTGACACTGGTCGCCATTGTGCTTGCGATGATCATAGCGACCCTGATCATTCGCAACCTCAAGGCAATACTTGGGGCCGAGCCTCAGGAAGTTGCCGAGATTATCCGGGGTCTTGCCCGTGGCGAACTCAGCCATCGCATCACAACGCGCTTTCCCGACAGTGTAATGGGCGCTTTGAAGGAAACTCTCTGCCGCCTGACAGCGACGATCGCCGAGGTCCGTAGCTCGGCGGACGAACTGAGCCAGGCCTCAGCCCAGCTTCTTTCGACGTCGGCACGTAACAGCAACCAGATCCAGTTGCAGACCAGTGAAGCCGAACAGATGGCCACTGCCATCAATGAGATGGCGGCGACGGTCGGGGAAGTGGCCAGCTACGCCAGCGGCGCGGCCACAGCCGCCAAAAATGCGGACTCCGAGGTGGGGACAGGCTACCGGGTTGTGGAGGAAACAGTCAGTGCTATCCACAACCTCGCGGCGACACTGGAAAGCGCATCCGAGACGGTCCAGCAGGTCTCCGAGGATAGCGGCAGTATCGAGAAGATCATTGAAGTCATTAACGCCATCGCTGAGCAGACCAACCTGCTGGCACTTAATGCCGCGATTGAGGCAGCCCGCGCCGGCGGCCATGGCCGTGGTTTCGCTGTGGTGGCTGATGAAGTCAGGTCGCTGGCTACCCGGACTCAGGACTCAACCCGGGAAATTCAGGACATGATCGGCAAACTGCAGCAGGGCGCAGGGCAGGCTGCCAAAGTCATGCAGGACAGCCGCAAGCTGGCGCAGAAAACGGTTGATCAGACACAGTTGGCTGAAACAGCACTCGGCAAGATACGCACCGAGGTAGGTGCCATCAATGACATGAACGCCCAGATCGCCAGCGCCGCTGAGCAACAGAGCAGCGTTGCCGAAGAGGTTAACCAGAACATCAACCGGATTCATGAGGCCACGGTAGAAACTGCAGCCGGATCCGACCAAGTGGCTGAATCAAGCCGCAAACTTGCGCAGCTGGCTGACTCACTCACGACCAAGGTGAGTTTTTTCAAAAGCTGAGTGGCCCGCACGTCCACGTCTCACTTATTCGCGCGGCGTCAGGCCCTCGGCCAGGCTCTTTCGGTAGGCACGCCAGGCCGGAATCCAGGACACTACCAGGGCCGCTAGCGGAACCAGTGCGAGAAGGTACCATTCGGTCGGCGCCAGGGGTCGCAGCTCAAGATGCAACCCCAGGGTATCGCCCAGCACGGGCATGACAAAGGCCAGGCCAGAGAATCCGACAACCAAAGCCAGCGCGATGCTGCACAATGCGATCAGTAGGGCCTCACAGCTGAACAACAATGCCAGCAGTAACGGCGACGCACCGCAGGCGCGGAGTATCGCCATCTCCCGGGAGCGTTGGGCCTGAGCGGTTAGCAGCACTGCGACCATGCCCACCAGGCTGATCACCACTACGAAAGCAGTTATCGCCAACAGCGCTGCCTCGAACCCCGACAGCAATCGCCACAGCTCCGACAGCGCGACCCCGGGCAGGATCGCGCTCAACGGTTCCGGCGACCACTGATTCCATTTGCGCTGTAACTGAAAGGTTGCCACCTTCCGCTCGACCCCGACCAGCGCCGCGGTGATGGCTTTCGGCTCAAGATTCTGCTCCCGCGCCTGCGCTGCCGTTACCCGCCTGCCGGGCGCTGGAACGCCGCCCTGCCAGCCCAGGTGAATCGCCTCGATAGCTTCCAGGCTGACCAGCACGGCGTTATCCACCGGCGTGCCGGTTGGCGCAAGCACACCGACCACCTCGAACGGTTTGTCATCATGTTTTACGAAGCTGACGCTACCGGTACCGTGGGCCAGGACGATTTCTTGCCCATAGGCGTAGCCCAGCGCGTCCGCCACACTGGCGCCTATGACCGCTTCGAACAAATCGGAAAAAGGCTCGCCCTGATCGAAGGCTAGCATCTGACTCCGGCCATGCTGAAAGTACTGAAAAAAATCGGTTGTAGTGCCGATCACCCGGTAACCCCGGTGTGAGTCACCCAGTGAAAGCGGCACAGTCCATTCAACCGCCGGATCCGACGCGATAGCCTGGTAGGTAGGCCAACTGATGTTATTCGTCGGGTTGCCGATATGGAAGACGGAATAAAGCAACAGGTTGAGAGGCCCGCTGCGTGCGCCAACGATCAGGTCGGTGCCGGAAACCGTATTGACGAAAGACTGCTTGACCTCCGAACGCACGTACTGCACGCCGAGCAGCAGGCTGACACTCAGGGTTAAGGTAAGCACCACCAGGGAAAGCGTCCCACGCCGGTGCCATACGCTGGCAACCGTTAGCCTGAAAAGCGTTGCCGCCATCATACGCCCGCCTCCCGCCACTGCCCGATTTCAAGGCTGTGGGAAAAATGCCCGGAAAGGTCCCGGTCATGGCTGACGAACAGTACCGTGCTTTGGTGGTCACGGGCCTGTTGAATAAGCACTTCCACAAACCGGTCGCGGTTGTGGGCGTCGAGCGCCGAAGTAGGCTCATCCGCGAGAATAATTTCCGGTCCGCCGAGCAATGCCCGGGCCGCCGCGACTCTCTGTTGCTGACCAACGCTGAGTGCACCGACCGGAGCCCGCCAGCGGTTTTCTGGCAAACCCAGCGCGCGCAGTGCGTCGCATCCGGCAGCGTGAAGAGGAAGGGCGAGCTTTTCGCGCCGCAATCGTGAAAAACGGCAGGTCAGCAGCACATTCTCAAGGGCATTGAGATAGGGAACAAGGTTGAACTGCTGGAAAATGATGCCCATATGATCGGCCCGGAATCGGTCGCGCCGACGTCCGGCAAAAGACGAGACCTGGCTCCCCAGCATTGTGACGCTGCCCGCCTGGGGCTTTATCATGCCGGCCAGAAGCGCAAGCAAGGTACTTTTGCCACAACCGCTGGGACCGTGCAGAAAACAGTGTTCCCCCCGCTTAATGCTCAGTTCCGGAACGTGCCATCGGTCGGAACCTCCGGGCCATCCGAAGTACAGATCCTGAAGCTGCAATACCGGTTCAGGCAATGGCATAGGCCCGCCCCTGTTCGACCTGAGAGTCACATGCAGACCCATCGCGGGAACTCTCGCAACTTCGCCCGCTCTTACCCGCTGACTCTAACCTGAGGCCACCTGAAATTGGTGCGGACCTCGGGCCCTGCCATGCTGAACTGATACTCATCGCCGATCCTTCGTTCATGCGGGTTTGCTGCTATAGTCTTTGGCCTGGAACGGTCCATCAAGGAGAAATAAGTCATGTTCATCAGAGTGCTGGCCATCAGTACGCTGCTCTGCCTGCTCCCTGTGGCCGGGCTGGCGACCGAGTGGCAAGAGCTGGACTGGACCGAGCTGATGCCCCCGGAGGATCTGGCTCTCCTTGAAAACATGCCGGTCGCCGACCATGAGGGTAACGAGCCCGTTACGCTGCCTGAAGAAATAATGGAAGGGAACATCAGGCCTGAACTGGACGGAACACCTCTTCGCATTCCGGGCTTCATCGTGCCCCTGCAGGTCAATGATGATCAGAAGATCACCGAGTTCTTCCTGGTCCCCTACTTCGGTGCCTGCATCCATGTGCCGGCACCGCCGCCCAACCAGATTATCCATGTCACCTACGCGCCCGGCTACAATCCCGATGCGCTCTATCATCCGTTCTGGATACAGGGTGTACTTCACACTGACAAGGTCAGTAACGACGTTGCCGATGCCTCGTATGTCATGGACGCGGTTCTGGTCGAGCCCTATCAGGAAGCGTACTAGGCCGAGGCCACGCGCCCCGGCCTGGCCCCTATCGCTCAATCGAGCGTAAAGCTGCTGTTCTTCGGGCTCAACCGCTCCCCGCCCTGGGTAGTCTCCGTAACCCAGGCGACAGCCACTTCGGCGACGCCAGGAAAACGCAAAAACAGCGGAGTCTCAACCCCCGCGCCGCGGTCTGACCCGTTGCAGGTCAGCGCCTGGCTTACCGTGATTTCGCTGTGCCGGACGCCACCGCCAGAACGGTCTTCATGGTCTTCGTGATGGTTTTCGTCGTGCCGTTCTTCGTGTCCTTCTTCTTGCCGTTCTTCGTGCCCGGCTTCGTGTTGGTGTTCGTGTTCGTGTTCGTGTTCGTGTTCGTGTTCGTGTTCGTGTTCGTGTTCGTGTTCGTGTTCCTCAAGATGCGCCTTCTTTCCGTCGTCGTGGCGTGCACGCTCAATGGTCGAGCGCGCGCTGGCTTCGACGAGAGAGCAGCCGGCAATCGTGACGACGGGATTTGCTTCGAGCCAGGCCAGCGCCTGGTCAAGCTCGGCCCGTTGTGCCTCGCTCTTCGGCGCATGCTCGAAGCCGATAATGTTCATGGCCGGCGAAGTGAATACCAGCTCTACGGATTCCTGCTCAACCGCGAGTTCCAGGGTTGCACTGCCGTGTACGTGTGCGGGTAGCGACTGCTCGGCCACTGTGTTAGTAGCAAATGTAAGGCCGGGTACCAGCAGGCAGCCGATGATGAGACGGGGACAAAGGGGCATGACGCATCCTACTCAGGCTAGAGAATGTTATAACATAACACCTGTCGCCCGATTATCAAAAAGATGTGTTCCTGACGCGGCCTCAGCCGGGTTCCAGCCAGTGCCTCAGATAGGCGCTAGCCGCCATCGCGGCCTGATCAACCATCGGTTCAATAATACGTGCGTGGGTAAAGTACGAATGTTTCATGCACGCGAAAGCGATTTCTACCGCTATGGTGACGACGTCAGGATCCTGCGGCAACACGGCATCAGGGGCATACCGTGAGAATAGCGGGCGCAGCTGGTGACCGATATCCTGAATGGTGACTTCCTGGGAGAGGTAAGCCTCGCGGCTCATGGGACCGCCCAGGATCAGCATGCTGGCGACCGGATGGTCGTTATAGTAGTCCGCGGCCGCCCGAGTGACCGACCGCGCCATGTGTTCAAACTGCCCGTTCTGCGGCTCGGCCTCGTTAGTGAGCTCCAACTGGCCTATCACGTCAGCCACGGCCTTGAGATGGCGCTCCGAAATAGCCAGAAAAAGCGCGTACTTGCTGGGGAAAAACTGATAGATCGATGCCCTTGGCACCTTTGACAGCCGGGCCACTTCCGGAATCGAGGTGCGCTCAGGCCCGGTTTCCAGCAACAGCCTTTCCGCCGCCGCAACGACGCGTTCAACGCGATCCCTACTGCGATCCTGAACCGGTTTGCGTGTGACTCCCGCTGTATCCACTTTCACCTTCCCATCCGTATACGTTGACACTATATCCGACAAAAGTTAGATTACCAAAAATGACAAATGTCGGATTATTTCGCGCACAGGGAACTCAACAGAGCCGCGAGCCAGGTTCTCTCCACCAGCGGCGTCAGCACAAGAATAACCCTTAAATACAAAAACAATCACAGGAGCAAGTATGTCATTACCCACACGCGTGTGCGTCATCGGCGCCGGCCCCAGCGGTATAACGGCCGCAAAGAACTGTCTTGAAGCCGGACTTCCGGTCACGGTGTTCGAGAAAAACAACAAAGTCGGCGGCAACTGGGTGTTTAACGCCAGCACTGGCCACTCCAGCGTCTATGAGAATACCCATATCATCAGTTCGAGGGACTGGTCCGAGTACGAGGACTTTCCCATGCCCGATGACTACCCGGAATATCCCAACCACAAGCAGCTTCAGGCCTACTTCGAAAATTATGCCCGCCATTTCGGCGTCATCAATAAAATCCGGTTCGACACGACCGTCGACGAAGCGACCCGGGACGAAGCCGGCAACTGGCAGATCAGATATACGGGGCCTGACGGTGAGAGTCAGACCGAGACGTTCACTCACCTCATGGTCGCGAACGGGCACCACTGGAACCCGAAGTATCCCGAGTACCCGGGCAGTTTCAACGGTACCTTCATGCATTCCCATGACTTCAAAGGCGTGGATGACAGCTGGCGTGGCAAGCGCATTCTGGTAATAGGCGCCGGCAACTCGGCCTGTGACGTCTCTGTGGAATCAGCCCGGCTGGCGGATAAAGTCGCGCTGAGCATGCGCAGCCCCCAGTGGTTCCTGCCCAAGTTCATTTTCGGCATGCCCTCTGATGTTCTGGCCGCTCGCACGCCCTGGCTACCCTCCAAATTACGCCAGCGGATGCTGACCCTGCTTCTGAAAATGCTGCAGGGGGATTACGCCAAGTACGGGCTGCCTCGACCGACAAAGCCGGTTTTGAGCCACCACCCTTCGCTCAACTCGGACCTGCTCGATTTCATACGCCATGGGCGCGTCAAGCCACGCCCGGCCGTCAAGGCTCTCAAAGGCGACGTTGTCGAGTTCGTGGACGGCACGGAAGAGGCTTTTGATACCATTGTCGCCTGCACCGGGTTCTGGATCAGCTTTCCCTTTTTCGACAAAACCCTGATCGACTTCCAGCGCGCTGAACGCGTGCCGCTCTACCGCAAGATGATGCACGCGGATTATGAGAACCTCTATTTTATCGGTCTGTTCCAGCCGATCGGCTGTATCTGGCCTTTGGCCGACTACCAGGCAAAACTGGCCTGCAAGGACATTCTCGGCGACTATCAGCGGCCACTCGACATGCACGCAGCGATCGAGCACGAGGTTAACAACCCCCACCTCGCCTTCGACAAAGGGAGCCGTCACTCCACCCAGGTCGACTACCACCAGTTCAGAGCCGAACTGAAACGGGAGCTGAACACCACCGGTATCGAGATTGGCCGGCCGCCAGAGGGCCACAAGAGTCGCTACAAGCATTTCTGGCCGACCTCTGCAGGCAACCACACCACAGGGGCCTGAGGTCATGGGCCTGCCATCCCACCCTCCGGTCGTTCTGATTCATGGTATGTGGAGCCAACCCTGCGTCTGGGATGGCTGGCAACGTAACCTTGAAGATGCCGGCTATCAGTGCCATCGCCTGAGGCTTTTCGGCCATAGAGCCGATGCACACCCCAGCACGTTGGAACTTCTGGGCCGGTCAGGACTGCAGGACTATGTGGCTCAGGCCCGGGAACTGGTCGACTCTCTGCCGAGAGAGCCGGTGCTCATCGGCCATTCCCTTGGCGGACTGATCGCTCAACAATTGGCGACTCAAGTCTCCCTCGCGGCGGTGGTACTGGTCTGCACCGCTGCCCCTGCAGCCGTGTTCCCTCTGAGACTGACGCGGTAGGTGGTTGTGCAGTGATTGCCTCAATAGGTGTATGTCGGCCTGCCCCGTGACGGGCCATAGTGATCTGGCCCGATGTGGGCAGGCACTTCGTTTGTCATTGCCGAAGCAAGCCCCGGCCTTTATCCCGTAACCTGGCATCCGGCAGAGTCAGCGCAGGCCGCCCCGCAAAAAAGCCCCGCCGCGCCGCCAGCAGTTGCATGCAACCGCCAACAGCACCTACGGGGCTCTATCATCTTGATGACTAAGCAGCCTCCTGGATTACTGAGCCTGCTTCAGGTCTCCGACTACGTTGTAGTTCTCGGGAGACACTTCAGTGTAGTTCTGCTCGTTGTAATCAGACTGCTTCATTTCACTTGGGGTTTTGGAGGTCTGCCACACCAGTTGACCCTGGTTCATCGTCAGCTCTTCCAGCGGCACCAGGACCTTGCTGCTGCCGAACCCGAGTATGCCGCCCGAGGTCAGGACCACAGCCGGCGTGTTGCCGTCTTTTTCAAGAACGATCAGGTCAACCTTACCGAGATTTTCACCGTTCCTGTTCTGGACATTCCTGCCGTCCAGTTCCTCTACCGGCAGATTATCCAGGTCCTCAGCCTGCGCGCGGGACTCTTGCTGCTCGCGGCTCGACATGCCCGCAGCAGTAGCTGGCAGCTGGTTCACATCCTCCTCGTCGGCCCGCTGGCTGTCATTCCGGGCCTGCTGTTGTTCACGCTGAATCTCAACATCGGCCTGGTCGGTAGACTGCACGTTAACGTTGGCGTCGCTGCTGCCCACCTGCACTTCGGGCTCGGCCTGCTGGACCTCTACCTGGGCTTTATCAGCCTGGTTGACGTCAACATTGGCCTGCTGGGATTCTTCAGTCATGGACACCTGCGGTTTAGCCGGTACGACCGCCACCTCCGGGTCTGACTGTTGGACGTTAACCTTCGGCTCCTGCTGGCTAACCTCGACATCAGGCCGGCGCTGTTCAACCTCAACCTGCGGCTTGGCTTTTTTGACATTAACATCCGGTTTGCGCTGGACGACTTCCACCTCCGGCTTGGGCACGGTGACCTGAACCTTCGGCTCAGGCTGGGTAACTTTGATCTTCGGTTGTTTCTGATCAACCGTCACCTGCGGGTCGGACGGGTCTACTCTGACCTTTGGCGATTTCTGATCCACCGCTACCTCAGGCTGTCGCTGTTGCACCTGAACCTGCGCCGGATCCGTGTCCACTTTCACTTTGGGCTGCTGCGACTGCACAACAACCTCCTGCTCGCCGTCGATCTCCTGGCCACGGTTGTCCTGGGTGTTCTGGTTCTGGCCCGCCTGC is part of the Hydrocarboniclastica marina genome and encodes:
- a CDS encoding DUF3299 domain-containing protein, whose protein sequence is MFIRVLAISTLLCLLPVAGLATEWQELDWTELMPPEDLALLENMPVADHEGNEPVTLPEEIMEGNIRPELDGTPLRIPGFIVPLQVNDDQKITEFFLVPYFGACIHVPAPPPNQIIHVTYAPGYNPDALYHPFWIQGVLHTDKVSNDVADASYVMDAVLVEPYQEAY
- a CDS encoding alpha/beta hydrolase: MGLPSHPPVVLIHGMWSQPCVWDGWQRNLEDAGYQCHRLRLFGHRADAHPSTLELLGRSGLQDYVAQARELVDSLPREPVLIGHSLGGLIAQQLATQVSLAAVVLVCTAAPAAVFPLRLTR
- a CDS encoding PRC-barrel domain-containing protein, coding for MSMERNRIRKFGLQLTAGAVSAFLLVPAAVAQSNSSAGTQLEQGPAVEHRQLDKNGDQILQWDELKPRLESADLGQDWDQDRIMQEFDQNNDAGLGPLEYQVFLANVGNGSSGSQTAQAGQNQNTQDNRGQEIDGEQEVVVQSQQPKVKVDTDPAQVQVQQRQPEVAVDQKSPKVRVDPSDPQVTVDQKQPKIKVTQPEPKVQVTVPKPEVEVVQRKPDVNVKKAKPQVEVEQRRPDVEVSQQEPKVNVQQSDPEVAVVPAKPQVSMTEESQQANVDVNQADKAQVEVQQAEPEVQVGSSDANVNVQSTDQADVEIQREQQQARNDSQRADEEDVNQLPATAAGMSSREQQESRAQAEDLDNLPVEELDGRNVQNRNGENLGKVDLIVLEKDGNTPAVVLTSGGILGFGSSKVLVPLEELTMNQGQLVWQTSKTPSEMKQSDYNEQNYTEVSPENYNVVGDLKQAQ
- a CDS encoding TetR/AcrR family transcriptional regulator, with translation MKVDTAGVTRKPVQDRSRDRVERVVAAAERLLLETGPERTSIPEVARLSKVPRASIYQFFPSKYALFLAISERHLKAVADVIGQLELTNEAEPQNGQFEHMARSVTRAAADYYNDHPVASMLILGGPMSREAYLSQEVTIQDIGHQLRPLFSRYAPDAVLPQDPDVVTIAVEIAFACMKHSYFTHARIIEPMVDQAAMAASAYLRHWLEPG
- a CDS encoding helix-turn-helix domain-containing protein encodes the protein MDAIPIRPALPECTGCDRCSLSKLCLPLALNTPDMPKLEAVVKRDAPYERGRKVFEQNGAFSSCYVVRSGAVKTSMASERGDEKILGFYLPGEIFGLDGVRGSHSCTAVALERSSICEIPFPTLEGLARELPDLQHHLFKLMSREITGAEELGMLLSKNTADERIVSLLLTLSSRHARRKLSPTSFRLPMPRGDIANFLGLAVETVSRVFTRLQKQELIRLNGRQVELLELTALQNQLKQAARPDEACPGYANASR
- a CDS encoding ABC transporter ATP-binding protein → MPLPEPVLQLQDLYFGWPGGSDRWHVPELSIKRGEHCFLHGPSGCGKSTLLALLAGMIKPQAGSVTMLGSQVSSFAGRRRDRFRADHMGIIFQQFNLVPYLNALENVLLTCRFSRLRREKLALPLHAAGCDALRALGLPENRWRAPVGALSVGQQQRVAAARALLGGPEIILADEPTSALDAHNRDRFVEVLIQQARDHQSTVLFVSHDRDLSGHFSHSLEIGQWREAGV
- a CDS encoding methyl-accepting chemotaxis protein, with the protein product MSSQLSIAQRLGLGFGLILALMILITITGMERVGFIDSTLTSVSEGAALKQRYAINFRGSVHDRAIAIRDAVLVRDTAALEQHLGDVNRLAAFYRESAKPMDALFTAGDAEPAERALLDEIKATEARTLALTDSLIRLRRAADLESAREFLLEQASPAYSEWLRNINAFIDYQEEIIASDLAAVRATASNFEWLILSVTLVAIVLAMIIATLIIRNLKAILGAEPQEVAEIIRGLARGELSHRITTRFPDSVMGALKETLCRLTATIAEVRSSADELSQASAQLLSTSARNSNQIQLQTSEAEQMATAINEMAATVGEVASYASGAATAAKNADSEVGTGYRVVEETVSAIHNLAATLESASETVQQVSEDSGSIEKIIEVINAIAEQTNLLALNAAIEAARAGGHGRGFAVVADEVRSLATRTQDSTREIQDMIGKLQQGAGQAAKVMQDSRKLAQKTVDQTQLAETALGKIRTEVGAINDMNAQIASAAEQQSSVAEEVNQNINRIHEATVETAAGSDQVAESSRKLAQLADSLTTKVSFFKS
- a CDS encoding CAP domain-containing protein, which produces MNSGPGSRKSKLRFSLVWALMFGVAAPLAQPVDGKSNRSCSLDDLEQEMLDRVNQARSQPRQCGGESFDEAQPLTWNCRLEAAARAHTEAMVEQAFFGHTGPDGKQVTDRVDKAGYSWRSVGENIAAGQETVGQVVEGWLQSPGHCRNIMKPGFEEMGAARSANRGGPYDPYWTQVFARPRQGARSPND
- a CDS encoding ABC transporter permease — translated: MMAATLFRLTVASVWHRRGTLSLVVLTLTLSVSLLLGVQYVRSEVKQSFVNTVSGTDLIVGARSGPLNLLLYSVFHIGNPTNNISWPTYQAIASDPAVEWTVPLSLGDSHRGYRVIGTTTDFFQYFQHGRSQMLAFDQGEPFSDLFEAVIGASVADALGYAYGQEIVLAHGTGSVSFVKHDDKPFEVVGVLAPTGTPVDNAVLVSLEAIEAIHLGWQGGVPAPGRRVTAAQAREQNLEPKAITAALVGVERKVATFQLQRKWNQWSPEPLSAILPGVALSELWRLLSGFEAALLAITAFVVVISLVGMVAVLLTAQAQRSREMAILRACGASPLLLALLFSCEALLIALCSIALALVVGFSGLAFVMPVLGDTLGLHLELRPLAPTEWYLLALVPLAALVVSWIPAWRAYRKSLAEGLTPRE
- a CDS encoding flavin-containing monooxygenase, with the translated sequence MSLPTRVCVIGAGPSGITAAKNCLEAGLPVTVFEKNNKVGGNWVFNASTGHSSVYENTHIISSRDWSEYEDFPMPDDYPEYPNHKQLQAYFENYARHFGVINKIRFDTTVDEATRDEAGNWQIRYTGPDGESQTETFTHLMVANGHHWNPKYPEYPGSFNGTFMHSHDFKGVDDSWRGKRILVIGAGNSACDVSVESARLADKVALSMRSPQWFLPKFIFGMPSDVLAARTPWLPSKLRQRMLTLLLKMLQGDYAKYGLPRPTKPVLSHHPSLNSDLLDFIRHGRVKPRPAVKALKGDVVEFVDGTEEAFDTIVACTGFWISFPFFDKTLIDFQRAERVPLYRKMMHADYENLYFIGLFQPIGCIWPLADYQAKLACKDILGDYQRPLDMHAAIEHEVNNPHLAFDKGSRHSTQVDYHQFRAELKRELNTTGIEIGRPPEGHKSRYKHFWPTSAGNHTTGA
- a CDS encoding ZrgA family zinc uptake protein — encoded protein: MPLCPRLIIGCLLVPGLTFATNTVAEQSLPAHVHGSATLELAVEQESVELVFTSPAMNIIGFEHAPKSEAQRAELDQALAWLEANPVVTIAGCSLVEASARSTIERARHDDGKKAHLEEHEHEHEHEHEHEHEHEHEHEHQHEAGHEERQEEGHEERHDENHHEDHEDRSGGGVRHSEITVSQALTCNGSDRGAGVETPLFLRFPGVAEVAVAWVTETTQGGERLSPKNSSFTLD